One Elephas maximus indicus isolate mEleMax1 chromosome X, mEleMax1 primary haplotype, whole genome shotgun sequence DNA segment encodes these proteins:
- the CXHXorf66 gene encoding uncharacterized protein CXorf66 homolog, whose amino-acid sequence MTLFIYVLFLTIWISSCFNTSQSNVSSTVGATRLQSIETKMDSFRRRLLVIIVGIMIIAFMFTCFCFLHNNCMTEDIPRRDMIKKEGIAAKSSELPPSGSKTSSPCSPEKQSMLSCIDKSSEPLSPQKSSIPSRAEMPLRPSSPERSSIPSSAEKLRRLSSPEKSSRPSSGKLSRPPSLKKLLRSSRLEKLSMTSGVEKNCKLTHTRKQVSQICLSYSDKPVRPLCPKNKIWPLESSSLPKLAKPPRHPNPKRSGSRDKTNMLSRSQLPKTCRWYKERCLVCRASEPWLEVISEAKNNIAQTPPFSGEGKHLSQSFYSTDNAFCKDVSDSDKMTHDSDNDSDKEITIICNIKHNSPCSHSK is encoded by the exons ATGACTCTCTTCATTTATGTCCTCTTTTTGACTATTTGGATAAGTAGTTGTTTCAATACAAGCCAAAGTAATGTATCTTCTACTGT AGGAGCTACACGACTTCAATCAATAGAAACAAAAATGGACAGTTTTAGGAGACGTCTACTCGTTATTATTGTTGGTATTATGATCATAGCCTTTATGTTTACCTGCTTTTGTTTTCTCCATAATAATTGTATGACCGAGGATATCCCCAGAAGAGACAT gatcaaaaaagaagggatagCAGCCAAATCATCTGAATTACCACCCAGTGGATCAAAGACATCCAGTCCATGCAGTCCAGAAAAACAATCCATGCTATCCTGCATAGACAAGTCATCTGAGCCATTGAGTCCACAAAAGTCATCCATACCATCCAGGGCAGAAATGCCACTCAGGCCATCGAGTCCAGAAAGGTCATCTATACCATCCAGTGCAGAGAAGTTACGCAGGTTATCAAGTCCAGAAAAGTCATCCAGACCATCCAGTGGAAAGTTATCCAGGCCACCAAGTCTAAAAAAATTACTCAGGTCATCCCGCCTAGAAAAGTTATCTATGACATCTGGTGTAGAAAAAAACTGTAAGCTAACTCATACCCGTAAGCAAGTCAGTCAAATCTGTTTATCCTATTCAGATAAGCCAGTCAGGCCACTTTgtccaaaaaataaaatctggCCACTGGAGTCATCCAGTCTACCCAAACTGGCCAAACCACCCAGACATCCAAATCCAAAAAGGTCAGGTAGTAGAGATAAAACAAACATGTTATCTAGGTCTCAACTACCCAAGACTTGTAGATGGTATAAGGAAAGATGCCTTGTTTGCAGAGCTTCTGAGCCTTGGCTTGAGGTAATTTCTGAGGCAAAGAACAACATTGCCCAAACCCCACCATTTTCAGGGGAAGGGAAGCATTTATCCCAATCCTTTTATTCCACGGACAACGCATTCTGTAAGGATGTGAGTGATAGTGATAAGATGACACATGACAGTGATAACGACAGTGATAAGGAGATAACCATCATTTGTAACATAAAGCACAATTCTCCCTGTAGCCACTCAAAATAA